The genomic window GGCGTAATGCGGCAGATTCGTGTGGGAATAATTGGATGCGGTATGATTACGCGCACTTTTCATGTGCCTGCCATAGTACGTTTCCCAGAGCTCAAAATAGAAGCATTCTCAGACATCAACAAAAGCTGGGCTGATGAAATGGCTGTAAAATATTCTGCTCCCTATGCTTTTTCTGATTACGGTGAAATGATAGGCAAAATAGATATGGCAATAGTTGCAACTCCAAATGCCTATCACACTTCTATAAGTAAAGAGCTTTTAAAAGCTGGAATAAATGTCCTTTGTGAAAAACCAATGGGTATTTCAGTTGAAGAATGTGAAGAAGTTGCAAAAGCAGAAAAAGATTCGAATGCAATTTTTATGGTTGCCCACAGCAGAAGGTTTGCCTCCAATGTAATGCTTTTGAAGAAATTTCTCGATGAGGGGAAATTTGGTGATCTTAGAAATATTGAATTGAAGCTTGGACATAGCCATAAGCAATGGATTACAAGGTCAGGCTTTTCATTCAAGAAAGAACAAGCAGGTGGCGGAGTACTTATAGACCAAGGCATTCATCTTATAGATTTGTTGATCTGGTTCTATGATGGTGAGATAAAAGTTGTATCCATCAAAGGCAAGGATATGCTTGGATACGGTATGGAAGACATTGTTGAGGCGGAATTTTTATTGGATAACGGAGGGAAAGCTGTAATCTCTTCTTCGCGAGTAGATGAGTGGGAAAATTTATGTAAAATCGAGGGGACAAAAGGGTGGGCTCATTTTCACATCGATGACAAGACATATCTTTTGGTAGAAAGCAGAAAAATACGCGGTTGTGAACTTTTAGGCGCAATTCAGTTTAAGACCCCTCTGACAAACATATATCAGGAGCAGCTGAAGTGTTTCATAAAGCATATCAAAAAGAATAAAAAACCTCCTATTAGCGCTGATGAAGCCATTAAAGGGATTAGATTGATGAATTATTGTTACGAAAAAATGGAGCTTTCCAAATAGAGAAATCTTCTGTCATTTGATGTATATTTCCCATATTCCTTAAAGAGTCTGATAAAATAAAATAAAGATTTTTTTTAAATAAGCTTATTAAAGATGAAGATTGTTTTTGCTTTGACCTATTATGACAATTCTTTATTTATTGGCGGTACACAGTCTCTTGTAAGACGCCTTTCACTGGAATTATGCCGCAAAGGTGAAGAACTTTATATTTTGACCATAAACCACCGGAAAGGTAAAACTTCTGACAGTCTTTTGATTACAAAATCTGAGGATTTGAATATTATCAAAATCAATCACAAAGGGTCTCTCTTTGCAAAATTCAAAAGAAAAATAGTAAGAAGACTATTCAAAACAGGATATATTTTAAAAAGAAAAGAA from Candidatus Schekmanbacteria bacterium includes these protein-coding regions:
- a CDS encoding gfo/Idh/MocA family oxidoreductase; translation: MRQIRVGIIGCGMITRTFHVPAIVRFPELKIEAFSDINKSWADEMAVKYSAPYAFSDYGEMIGKIDMAIVATPNAYHTSISKELLKAGINVLCEKPMGISVEECEEVAKAEKDSNAIFMVAHSRRFASNVMLLKKFLDEGKFGDLRNIELKLGHSHKQWITRSGFSFKKEQAGGGVLIDQGIHLIDLLIWFYDGEIKVVSIKGKDMLGYGMEDIVEAEFLLDNGGKAVISSSRVDEWENLCKIEGTKGWAHFHIDDKTYLLVESRKIRGCELLGAIQFKTPLTNIYQEQLKCFIKHIKKNKKPPISADEAIKGIRLMNYCYEKMELSK